A DNA window from Haloactinospora alba contains the following coding sequences:
- a CDS encoding antibiotic biosynthesis monooxygenase family protein: protein MIIEHAEMLVSAGREEEFEAAFARGRRILAQAPGYRWSRLTRQVENPESYLLLVGWDTLEDHTEGFRNSELFSQWRATVGEFFVSPPTVTHYTGQLDPVD, encoded by the coding sequence ATGATCATCGAGCACGCCGAGATGCTGGTCTCAGCCGGACGGGAGGAGGAGTTCGAGGCGGCTTTCGCGCGGGGGCGGCGGATCCTCGCCCAGGCCCCGGGCTACCGCTGGTCCCGGCTCACCCGGCAGGTGGAGAACCCGGAGTCCTATCTGCTGCTGGTCGGATGGGACACCCTGGAGGACCACACCGAGGGTTTCCGCAACTCCGAGCTGTTCTCCCAGTGGCGTGCCACGGTCGGAGAGTTCTTCGTCTCCCCACCCACCGTTACC
- the ptsP gene encoding phosphoenolpyruvate--protein phosphotransferase: MADVLTGVGVSPGVGYGPVLRLARSVPQPDADARHSGDDTAEIQRAVQAMQDTADDLSARGERAGGEARQVLDAQALMARDPALSDDVRRRVGEGAAAERAVSEAMAVYREMLAGAGEYMAARVADLDDVRDRVLARLMGVPVPGIPESDTPFVLVANDLAPADTATLDPELVTGIVTREGGPTSHTAILARSLGLPAVVACPGVESIPEGTQLLVDGANGEVTSDPTASDVETLRAAASARAAAVAESSGPGRTRDGHPVPLLANIGGPADLGAAVANGAEGVGLYRTEFLFLDREHAPGHQEQVDAYREVLEAFPGGKVVVRTLDAGSDKPLAFLPPMGEEPNPALGERGMRMGRRVPEVTDAQLRALAEAQQGTQARLQVMAPMVTDAADAEWFADTAGRAGIHDAGVMVEVPAAALRAHHLAETAAFFSIGTNDLTQYTCAADREIGALGRFQDPWQTAVLDLIAATATAAGKADRSCGVCGEAAADPVLSCVLVGLGVTSLSMGATALPLVRAALAQATLEQCRRAGAAALAERGPGEAKRAAREHLPGLADLGF, from the coding sequence ATGGCTGATGTACTCACCGGGGTAGGGGTCAGCCCCGGAGTCGGCTACGGGCCGGTGCTGCGGTTGGCTCGGTCGGTTCCCCAACCGGACGCCGACGCGCGGCACTCCGGCGACGACACGGCGGAGATCCAACGCGCGGTCCAGGCCATGCAGGACACGGCCGACGACCTCTCCGCGCGCGGGGAGCGCGCCGGCGGTGAGGCGCGGCAGGTGCTGGACGCCCAGGCCCTGATGGCACGCGACCCGGCCCTCTCCGACGACGTGCGGCGGCGCGTCGGCGAGGGCGCAGCCGCGGAACGCGCCGTGTCCGAGGCGATGGCGGTGTACCGGGAGATGCTGGCGGGAGCCGGGGAGTACATGGCTGCCCGGGTCGCCGACCTCGACGACGTGCGCGACCGGGTCCTCGCCCGCCTCATGGGGGTGCCCGTGCCCGGCATCCCCGAGTCGGACACCCCCTTCGTCCTCGTCGCGAACGACCTCGCGCCGGCCGACACCGCGACCCTCGACCCCGAACTGGTCACGGGAATCGTGACCCGGGAGGGTGGCCCCACCAGCCACACCGCGATCCTCGCCCGGTCGCTGGGGCTGCCGGCCGTCGTGGCATGCCCCGGGGTAGAGAGCATCCCCGAGGGCACGCAGCTCCTGGTCGACGGCGCGAACGGTGAGGTCACGAGCGACCCGACCGCTTCCGACGTCGAGACGCTCCGGGCGGCGGCGTCGGCCCGCGCCGCCGCGGTCGCGGAGAGCTCCGGCCCCGGCCGTACCAGGGACGGCCATCCCGTCCCGCTGCTCGCCAACATCGGTGGACCGGCTGACCTCGGCGCCGCCGTGGCCAACGGGGCGGAGGGCGTAGGCCTGTACCGCACGGAGTTCCTGTTCCTGGACCGGGAGCACGCACCGGGCCACCAGGAGCAGGTGGACGCCTACCGGGAGGTGCTGGAGGCGTTCCCCGGCGGCAAGGTCGTCGTGCGCACCCTGGACGCCGGCTCGGACAAGCCGCTGGCGTTCCTGCCCCCGATGGGGGAGGAACCCAACCCGGCCCTGGGGGAACGGGGCATGCGCATGGGGCGCCGTGTCCCGGAGGTCACCGACGCCCAGCTGCGGGCGCTCGCCGAGGCGCAGCAGGGAACGCAGGCGCGGTTGCAGGTCATGGCGCCGATGGTGACCGACGCCGCCGACGCGGAGTGGTTCGCCGACACGGCTGGCCGGGCCGGCATCCACGACGCGGGCGTCATGGTGGAGGTTCCCGCGGCGGCACTGCGCGCCCACCACCTCGCCGAGACCGCCGCGTTCTTCAGCATCGGCACCAACGACCTCACCCAGTACACCTGCGCCGCCGACCGCGAGATCGGTGCGCTCGGCCGGTTCCAGGACCCCTGGCAGACCGCGGTGCTGGACCTGATCGCGGCGACCGCGACGGCGGCGGGGAAAGCCGACCGGTCGTGCGGCGTGTGCGGTGAGGCCGCCGCGGACCCGGTGCTGTCCTGCGTCCTGGTCGGACTGGGAGTGACGAGCCTGTCCATGGGAGCGACAGCGTTGCCGCTGGTACGCGCCGCGCTGGCTCAGGCTACCCTGGAGCAGTGCCGCCGGGCGGGAGCCGCAGCGCTGGCGGAACGCGGTCCGGGGGAGGCCAAACGGGCGGCACGGGAACACCTTCCCGGCCTGGCGGACCTCGGGTTCTGA
- a CDS encoding glycoside hydrolase family 3 protein: MAARRRLALLSTVLLLVPVGCADEDGQGRQEGGGDGGTSSPERTAERVMADMDRDEKIGQLFVPTVSGTTPEENSDLISEYHPGGLIYFPENLTDTGQIAELSNGLQELAEDSGAGVPLLLGVDQEQGTVARLPVGTRFPDAMAVGATRSTDHAAALAGTTADELAALGITMDYAPVADVNVDPDNPVIGIRSFGSDPELVGRMAAAQARAFQEGGVAPVVKHFPGHGDTDVDSHTGLPTVDVSRETWEERDLPPFRQAVDAGADAVMTAHVLTPGLDGSGEPATLSPELVSGVLRDELGYDGVVTTDALNMDGVRQTHGDGEIAVRALEAGADQLLMPPDLETAATAVRDAVEEGRISQKRLDTSVRRVLTLKAERGLYDAEPVDPEAAEETLGSEEHRAAARDLAEDAVTLLRNEDGTLPLEEGDTVHVTGRGAEEIGARLAEAGIERADTAADADTVVVGTADARDDTQQRRRVTAAVESGTPVVVVAQATPYSLAEFDGVEGYLATYSDVGVSRTAAARALTGEVNPSGKLPVGVPGADAGYGDGQGL; encoded by the coding sequence ATGGCCGCGCGACGCCGGCTCGCCCTGCTGAGTACTGTCCTCCTGCTCGTACCGGTCGGCTGCGCCGACGAGGACGGCCAGGGTCGACAGGAGGGCGGCGGCGACGGCGGAACCTCCTCCCCGGAACGCACCGCCGAACGGGTCATGGCGGACATGGACCGGGACGAGAAGATCGGCCAGCTGTTCGTCCCCACCGTCTCGGGAACGACCCCGGAGGAGAACAGCGACCTGATATCGGAGTACCACCCCGGCGGGCTGATCTACTTCCCCGAGAACCTCACCGACACCGGGCAGATCGCGGAACTGTCCAACGGGCTGCAGGAGCTCGCCGAGGACAGCGGCGCCGGGGTTCCCCTGCTCCTGGGGGTCGACCAGGAACAGGGGACGGTGGCGCGACTGCCGGTCGGAACCCGGTTCCCGGACGCCATGGCGGTGGGAGCCACCCGCTCCACCGACCACGCCGCCGCCCTGGCGGGCACCACGGCGGACGAACTCGCCGCGCTCGGCATCACCATGGACTACGCTCCGGTCGCCGACGTCAACGTGGACCCGGACAACCCCGTCATCGGCATCCGGTCGTTCGGTTCCGACCCGGAACTGGTGGGGCGCATGGCGGCGGCGCAGGCCCGCGCGTTCCAGGAGGGCGGGGTTGCCCCGGTGGTCAAGCACTTCCCCGGACACGGGGACACCGACGTCGACAGTCACACCGGCCTCCCCACCGTGGACGTGTCCCGCGAGACCTGGGAGGAGCGTGACCTCCCGCCGTTCCGACAGGCGGTCGACGCCGGCGCGGACGCCGTCATGACCGCCCACGTGCTCACCCCCGGGCTGGACGGCTCCGGCGAGCCCGCGACACTGTCCCCCGAGCTGGTCAGCGGGGTGCTGCGCGACGAGCTCGGCTACGACGGTGTGGTCACCACGGACGCGCTCAACATGGACGGGGTCCGCCAGACCCACGGGGACGGGGAGATCGCGGTGCGCGCCCTGGAGGCCGGCGCCGACCAGCTGCTGATGCCGCCGGACCTGGAGACCGCCGCCACGGCGGTGCGCGACGCCGTCGAGGAGGGGCGGATCAGCCAGAAGCGGCTGGACACCTCGGTACGCCGCGTTCTCACCCTGAAGGCCGAGCGCGGACTCTACGACGCCGAGCCGGTCGATCCTGAGGCTGCGGAGGAGACGCTCGGCAGCGAGGAGCACCGGGCCGCGGCGCGCGACCTCGCCGAGGACGCCGTCACCCTGCTACGCAACGAGGACGGCACCCTCCCGCTGGAGGAGGGGGACACAGTGCACGTGACCGGACGCGGGGCCGAGGAGATCGGCGCGCGGTTGGCCGAGGCCGGGATCGAACGCGCGGACACCGCGGCCGACGCGGACACCGTCGTGGTGGGAACCGCGGACGCCCGCGACGACACCCAGCAGCGCCGGCGTGTCACCGCAGCGGTGGAGTCGGGAACGCCGGTCGTGGTGGTGGCGCAGGCAACCCCCTACAGTCTCGCCGAGTTCGACGGGGTCGAGGGCTACCTCGCCACCTACTCGGACGTCGGGGTGTCCCGCACGGCCGCGGCACGCGCCCTCACCGGGGAGGTGAACCCCTCCGGGAAGCTCCCCGTCGGCGTTCCCGGTGCCGACGCGGGATACGGGGACGGCCAGGGGCTGTGA